The following coding sequences lie in one Arachis hypogaea cultivar Tifrunner chromosome 9, arahy.Tifrunner.gnm2.J5K5, whole genome shotgun sequence genomic window:
- the LOC112711545 gene encoding GABA transporter 1: MMGTVDTSDSEKGFVMNQPTTPSMEMLDAEANKELDAGAKFVLKSKGSWLHCGYHLTTSIVGPAILTLPYSFTLLGWVGGVLWLTLAALTTFYSYNLLSVVLEHHAQLGHRQLRFRDMARDILGPGWAKYYVGPLQFLLCFGTVIGGPLVGGKSLKFIYQLYNPDGPMKLYQFIIICGVVTLILAQLPSFHSLRYLNLLSLILSVTYAACVTVGSIYIGHSKHAIPRHYSVKGSNADQLFGVFNGISIIATAYACGIIPEIQATVAPPVKGKMLKGLCVCYSVIGATFFSVAISGYWAFGNEAGQTILGNFFDQENNPLLPKWFFLMTNILILVQVMPMTAVYLQPTNEIFEATFGDPKFGQFSVRNVVPRVVLRSVSVAAATLLAAMLPFFADIMALFGAFGFIPLDFILPMVFFNLTFKPSKKSIMFWGNTLIAVASSILVVIGGIASIRAIVLDANTYHLFADR; encoded by the exons ATGATGGGAACAGTTGATACAAGTGATAGTGAGAAGGGATTTGTGATGAACCAACCCACGACCCCATCAATGGAGATGTTAGATGCAGAAGCCAATAAGGAACTTGATGCTGGAGCTAAGTTTGTTCTCAAATCTAAAG GATCATGGTTGCACTGTGGGTACCATTTGACAACATCAATAGTGGGACCTGCTATTCTTACTCTTCCATACTCATTCACGTTGTTGGGTTGGGTTGGTGGAGTTCTATGGCTCACGCTTGCAGCTTTAACCACTTTCTATTCATACAATCTTTTATCTGTGGTTTTGGAACATCATGCTCAACTTGGTCATCGCCAGCTTAGATTCAGAGACATGGCTAGAGACATCTTAG GACCTGGATGGGCTAAGTACTATGTTGGTCCTCTTCAGTTTCTCTTATGCTTTGGAACAGTCATTGGTGGTCCTCTTGTTGGAGGAAAGAGCCTCAAG TTCATTTACCAGCTCTACAATCCAGATGGACCAATGAAGCTTTACCAATTCATCATTATATGTGGGGTTGTAACACTCATTTTGGCTCAGCTTCCATCATTCCACTCCCTCAGATACCTTAATTTGCTTTCTCTTATCCTAAGTGTGACTTATGCTGCATGTGTCACTGTGGGATCTATATACATTG GTCACTCAAAGCATGCAATTCCTAGGCATTATTCTGTAAAGGGTTCTAATGCTGATCAATTATTTGGTGTCTTCAATGGTATTTCAATCATTGCTACAGCATATGCTTGTGGAATCATTCCAGAAATTCAG gCAACTGTGGCACCTCCTGTGAAGGGGAAAATGCTGAAAGGACTATGTGTGTGTTACTCTGTTATAGGCGCCACCTTTTTCAGTGTTGCCATCTCAGGTTATTGGGCATTTGGCAATGAAGCTGGTCAAACAATTCTTGGCAACTTCTTTGATCAAGAGAATAATCCTTTGCTGCCCAAATGGTTTTTCTTGATGACTAATATATTAATCCTTGTTCAAGTGATGCCAATGACTGCG GTTTATCTGCAACCAACAAATGAAATATTTGAAGCAACATTTGGAGACCCAAAATTTGGACAATTTTCAGTTAGAAATGTTGTACCAAGGGTGGTTCTAAGGTCAGTATCAGTGGCAGCAGCAACTTTGTTAGCAGCAATGTTGCCATTCTTTGCAGATATAATGGCCTTGTTTGGTGCATTTGGGTTCATTCCTCTTGATTTTATTTTGCCCATGGTATTCTTCAATTTGACATTTAAGCCCTCAAAGAAAAGCATAATGTTTTGGGGGAACACATTGATTGCAGTAGCATCCTCAATTTTGGTTGTAATAGGAGGCATTGCATCAATTAGAGCAATAGTGCTTGATGCAAATACATATCATTTATTTGCTGATAGGTAA